From Besnoitia besnoiti strain Bb-Ger1 chromosome X, whole genome shotgun sequence, one genomic window encodes:
- a CDS encoding hypothetical protein (encoded by transcript BESB_018660) — protein MELLGANWADYLTGVMDCPFWEEELRAIEEEAQPFANSPSVQASMTSLRRLFDLFYQLSDVRDHLNQIMELGSRAAGIAGTGLNASEEVSNVDEHAKRASAGYDRLMKEYPEYCAKVDDVLGSGLALLRQKHRFTFSGLHRFFY, from the exons ATGGAACTCCTTGGAGCCAACTGGGCAGACTACTTGACAGGCGTGATGGACTGCCCCTTCTGGGAAGAAGAACTTCGCGCGAttgaagaagaggcgcagcctTTCGCAAACAGCCCGAGT GTGCAGGCGTCCATGACGAGTCTTCGACGGCTCTTTGACCTCTTTTACCAGCTTTCGGATGTTCGCGACCATCTGAATCAGATCATGGAGCTGGGCAGCCGTGCCGCGG GTATCGCGGGCACCGGTTTGAATGCGTCGGAGGAGGTGAGCAACGTCGACGAGCACGCCAAGAGGGCTTCGGCAGGGTACGACCGCCTCATGAAAGAATACCCCGAGTACTGCGCGAAGGTCGACGACGTCCTGGGATCTGGCCTGGCGCTTCTCAGACAGAAGCACAGGTTCACCTTTTCGGGTCTCCACCGTTTCTTCTACTGA
- a CDS encoding hypothetical protein (encoded by transcript BESB_018650) yields MSGFHAGDDADRPRHAGLLVGFNSSRTGTNPASQNADLPGYERSRAGDCGGDGGYSGGSSSRSPPVPPGPQPASHSLVRVRDGDRRQPSSRHKDRASSSLSGPCPQRDFEECGDRYGPSSGRVPVTRAPLWRDAEGTGKGVPSSSVSLRSGQAARNIKLDRKVSFHQATRERTSSLSVGDDDNDGEGETCAEAAEQQLRTLDALLSELARAVDEVGATKKKGADALRNHQVKVQRLQQEIDTTLSALDLELRCIASSLRVAYRSSLLAQRQQKQQQAASLGRSYEDALLSVTCEDLLAYRAGAEEGDEEQETLREEKLREFLVQAGDDKQDKTQASLYRTKQMVAETEEMGAQILSTMNEHTEQLQKAAEELDEVQYNVIRAKKTAMAIAKNAAGDRFIQCLCLFIVLFLVIAIVLVCVPR; encoded by the exons ATGAGTGGGTTTCatgccggcgacgacgccgaccgCCCGCGTCATGCGGGGCTCCTTGTCGGCTTCAACAGCTCACGCACTGGAACAAACCCTGCGTCTCAGAATGCTGATCTGCCCGGCTACGAGCGAAGCCGGGCGggagactgcggaggcgacggcggctaCTCTGGAGGTTCGTCCTCTCGTTCCCCCCCGGTGCCGCCTGGGCCGCAGCCAGCAAGTCATAGCCTcgtgcgcgtgcgcgacggGGACCGTCGACAGCCTTCCAGCCGGCATAAGGACCGCGCatcgtcttcgctttctgGGCCGTGTCCGCAGAGAGACTTCGAGGAATGCGGCGACCGATACGGGCCATCTTCGGGGCGGGTACCTgtgacgcgcgcgccgctctggaGGGACGCAGAAGGAACCGGGAAGGGCGTCCCAAGCAGTTCAGTCAGCCTCCGAAGCGGGCAAGCGGCTCGAAACATCAAACTCGATAGGAAAGTGTCCTTTCACCAAGCCACACGAGAGCGGACGTCTTCGCTTTCGGTTGGAGATGACGATAatgacggcgaaggcgaaacctgcgccgaggccgctgagCAACAACTGCGGACTCTCGATGCCCTTCTGAGTGAACTCGCGAGGGCTGTTGACGAGGTTGGAGCCACGAAAAAgaaaggcgcagacgccctcAGAAACCACCAAGTCAAAGTGCAACGGCTGCAACAAGAG ATCGATACAACTCTCTCGGCACTTGACCTTGAGCTCCGTTGTATCGCCTCATCCCTACGGGTCGCCTACAGATCTAGCCTGTTGGCTCAACGGCAACAGAAACAGCAACAAGCGGCATCTCTGGGGCGCTCCTACGAGGACGCTCTTCTCTCAGTTACGTGCGAAGATCTGCTGGCCTACCgagcgggcgcagaggaaggtGACGAGGAACAAGAGACGCTGCGTGAAGAGAAGTTGAGGGAATTTCTGGTTCAAGCAGGGGATGATAAACAGGACAAAACACAG GCATCCCTTTATCGAACGAAGCAGATGGTcgcagagacggaggagatGGGAGCTCAGATTCTGTCGACGATGAACGAACATACTGAACAGCTCCAGAAGGCGGCTGAAGAGCTAGACGAAGTTCAGTACAACGTGATCCGAGCAAAGAAGACTGCAATGGCCATCGCAAAAAATGCGGCTGGAGACAGATTTATCcagtgtctctgtctcttcatCGTTCTGTTCCTGGTCATCGCCATTGTGCTTGTTTGTGTTCCACGCTAG